A window of the Roseofilum capinflatum BLCC-M114 genome harbors these coding sequences:
- a CDS encoding peroxiredoxin produces MNRRSLLRLILSSVLLLALSLPWATPTLALGGKLPQIGEPAPSFQLPTNTGDGEIALSDYQGQWVVAYFYPADFTPGCTLEARRFQQDLPEYLERNTQILGISADDIKSHADFCDSEGLKFPLLADTTGEVSKAYGSWLRFISMRHTFIIDPDGILRATFTGVRPAIHSQEVLARLDELQA; encoded by the coding sequence TTGAATCGGCGATCGCTCTTACGCCTTATTCTCAGCAGTGTGCTGCTCCTGGCGCTCTCCCTACCCTGGGCAACCCCCACCCTCGCCCTAGGAGGCAAACTTCCCCAAATTGGCGAACCTGCGCCCTCTTTCCAACTCCCCACGAATACCGGAGATGGAGAAATCGCCCTTTCCGACTACCAAGGACAATGGGTAGTAGCCTACTTCTATCCTGCCGACTTTACCCCCGGTTGCACTCTAGAAGCACGGCGGTTTCAACAAGACTTACCCGAATACCTAGAGCGCAATACGCAAATTTTAGGCATTAGCGCCGATGACATCAAATCCCATGCCGATTTCTGTGATAGTGAAGGCTTAAAATTTCCCCTACTCGCCGATACTACCGGGGAAGTGAGCAAAGCCTATGGTTCCTGGTTACGGTTTATCTCCATGCGCCATACGTTTATTATCGACCCCGATGGCATTCTCCGCGCCACCTTTACCGGCGTTCGTCCTGCTATTCATTCCCAAGAAGTTCTCGCCCGTTTGGACGAACTGCAAGCGTAA